One stretch of Euphorbia lathyris chromosome 7, ddEupLath1.1, whole genome shotgun sequence DNA includes these proteins:
- the LOC136235346 gene encoding glucose-6-phosphate isomerase 1, chloroplastic: MASLSGLCSSSPSLKSKTPFLKPTITPLRLNNSLPSTTRPRFLSIQAVARDISTDLSNTNDKFPSKAKLGLEKDSRALWRRYVDWLYQHKDLGLYLDVSRIGFTDQFLTEMEPRFQKAFKHMEDLEKGAIANPDEGRMVGHYWLRNSELAPNSFLKTQIERTLDAVCNFADQVVSGKIKPPSSPEGRFTQILSVGIGGSALGPQFVAEALAPDNPPLKIRFVDNTDPAGIDHQIAQLGPELASTLVIVISKSGGTPETRNGLLEVQKAFRETGLEFAKQGVAITQENSLLDNTARIEGWLARFPMFDWVGGRTSEMSAVGLLPAALQGIDIRGMLTGASLMDEANRTTVLRNNPAALLALCWYWASDGIGSKDMVVLPYKDSLLLFSRYLQQLVMESLGKEFDLDGNRVNQGLAVYGNKGSTDQHAYIQQLRDGVHNFFVTFIEVLRDRPPGHDWELEPGVTCGDYLFGMLQGTRSALYANNRESITVTVQEVTPRTVGALVALYERAVGIYASLVNINAYHQPGVEAGKKAAGEVLALQKRILAVLNEASCKDPVEALTIEEVAERCHADEDIEMIYKIVTHMAANDRAVLAEGSCGSPRSIKVFLGECNVDELYG, translated from the exons ATGGCTTCCCTTTCCGGGCTCTGCTCATCATCTCCTTCCCTCAAATCTAAAACCCCATTTCTTAAACCCACTATCACTCCCCTTCGACTAAACAACTCGCTTCCATCTACAACGCGACCTCGATTCCTTTCTATTCAGGCTGTCGCGCGTGACATCTCCACCGATTTGTCCAATACAAATGATAAGTTTCCAAGCAAGGCGAAGCTAGGATTGGAGAAAGATTCCCGCGCTCTATGGAGGCGATATGTGGACTGGCTCTATCAGCACAAGGACCTAGGGCTATATTTGGATGTTAGCCGGATTGGTTTCACTGATCAATTCCTCACAGAGATGGAGCCTCGATTTCAGAAGGCGTTTAAACATATGGAGGATCTGGAGAAGGGAGCTATTGCTAATCCTGATGAAGGGAGAATGGTTGGCCATTATTGGTTAAGGAATTCGGAACTCGCGCCTAACTCTTTTTTGAAAACGCAGATCGAACGGACTCTTGATGCCGTTTGCAATTTTGCCGATCAAGTCGTCAGTGGCAAG ATTAAACCCCCATCTTCACCTGAAGGCCGTTTTACACAAATACTTTCAGTTGGGATTGGAGGTTCAGCTCTTGGACCACAATTCGTTGCAGAGGCTCTGGCGCCTGATAATCCCCCTCTCAAG ATAAGATTCGTTGATAACACAGATCCAGCTGGAATCGATCATCAGATTGCTCAACTTGGCCCTGAGCTGGCTTCCACTCTTGTAATTGTGATTTCAAAG AGTGGAGGTACCCCTGAAACTAGGAATGGCTTGCTGGAGGTACAAAAGGCCTTTCGTGAAACTGGCCTGGAGTTTGCAAAACAG GGTGTTGCAATAACGCAAGAAAATTCATTACTAGACAACACTGCAAGAATTGAGGGTTGGCTAGCCAGATTCCCAATGTTCGATTGGGTGGGTGGAAGGACATCTGAAATGTCTGCAGTTGGCCTCCTTCCAGCAGCACTCCAG GGAATTGACATTAGAGGGATGCTTACTGGTGCGTCATTGATGGACGAGGCCAATAGGACCACAGTG CTTAGGAATAACCCTGCTGCTTTGCTTGCTTTATGCTGGTACTGGGCATCTGATGGGATAGGATCCAAG GATATGGTCGTCCTTCCATATAAGGACAGCTTATTACTGTTCAGTAGGTATCTGCAACAGCTAGTCATGGAATCATTGGGGAAGGAGTTTGATTTGGATGGTAATCGG GTTAACCAAGGACTCGCTGTTTATGGAAATAAAGGGAGCACGGATCAGCATGC GTACATTCAACAGCTGAGGGATGGCGTGCATAATTTCTTTGTGACCTTCATTGAAGTTCTACGTGATAGACCCCCTGGTCATGATTGGGAGCTTGAACCAGGTGTGACATGTGGTGACTACTTGTTTGGAATGCTACAG GGAACTAGATCAGCTCTTTATGCTAATAACAGGGAGTCCATAACAGTTACAGTGCAAGAAGTGACACCTAGGACAGTGGGGGCTCTTGTTGCACTTTATGAACGAGCAGTTGGGATATATGCCTCACTTGTGAACATAAATGCTTATCATCAACCTG GTGTGGAAGCTGGGAAAAAGGCAGCAGGAGAAGTATTGGCTCTTCAGAAACGGATTTTGGCAGTTTTAAATGAGGCAAG TTGTAAAGATCCTGTTGAAGCATTGACGATTGAGGAAGTAGCTGAACGTTGCCATGCAGACGAAGAT ATTGAAATGATATACAAGATAGTTACACACATGGCTGCCAATGATAGGGCAGTTTTAGCTGAAGGTAGTTGTGGTTCCCCACGCAGCATCAAAGTTTTCCTTGGGGAGTGTAATGTTGACGAGTTATATGGTTGA